One Cucumis sativus cultivar 9930 chromosome 1, Cucumber_9930_V3, whole genome shotgun sequence DNA segment encodes these proteins:
- the LOC101202758 gene encoding tRNA dimethylallyltransferase 2 → MAIVNGGTRTVSANLNMGGEKPKVVVIMGPTGSGKSRLAIDLASYFPVEIINADSMQVYRGLDVLTNKVPPEDQNGVPHHLLGTVSPDVEFTAKDFRNSAVHVIDGIISRGCLPMIVGGTNYYIQALVSPFLLDDSAENVGGGCSIYPGDEGLGVDLDECRDGLKYDHNHLKEIDPVSANRIHPNNHRKINQYLSLYYRTGVLPSTLFQGKAAENWGQADSFKYDCCLICVDASVPQLDEHVDSRVDIMMAAGLLDEVYDIYNPNANYTRGLCQAIGVREFEEFFRCYIPEGGCKKESAGLSPKNLMECNEILKENMRSILTSPCDGQPSLLLKEAVDNVKLNTRRLVRRQRRQLKRLETLFGWKIHYVDSTEYITCKVEDSWTAHVVEPAVQIIRSFLTDGSATETMKPHSSELIKKDLWTQYICQACGNKVLRGAHEWEQHNQGRTHRKRMYRLRKKCEGLSLLHQKLPPQE, encoded by the exons ATGGCCATCGTAAACGGAGGCACTCGAACGGTGTCTGCAAATTTGAATATGGGAGGAGAAAAACCGAAGGTGGTCGTGATTATGGGGCCGACTGGTTCTGGGAAGTCACGTCTCGCTATTGATTTGGCTTCTTACTTCCCCGTCGAGATCATCAACGCCGACTCTATGCAGGTTTATCGAGGTTTAGACGTTCTCACAAACAAAGTTCCCCCCGAAGATCAAAATG GAGTACCGCATCATCTTTTAGGTACGGTGAGTCCAGACGTTGAATTCACGGCTAAAGACTTCCGAAATTCTGCTGTTCAT GTTATTGATGGCATAATTTCTCGTGGATGCTTGCCAATGATAGTGGGTggaacaaattattatatacag GCTCTTGTTAGTCCGTTTCTTCTGGATGATTCTGCAGAAAATGTTGGTGGAGGTTGTTCCATTTATCCTG GAGATGAAGGGCTGGGTGTTGATTTGGATGAGTGCAGAGATGGTTTGAAGTATGACCATAACCATCTTAAAGAGATTGATCCAGTTTCGGCTAACAGAATCCACCCTAATAACCACAGAAAA ATAAATCAATACCTAAGTTTGTATTACCGCACTGGTGTTCTTCCCAGCACACTTTTTCAAGGAAAGGCTGCTGAG AATTGGGGTCAAGCCGATAGTTTCAAATATGATTGCTGCTTGATATGTGTTGATGCTTCTGTTCCACAACTTGACGAACATGTTGATTCTAGAGTTGACATCATGATGGCTGCTGGATTGCTTGATGAGGTGTATGACATTTACAATCCAAATGCAAACTATACTAGAGGATTGTGTCAAGCTATTGGTGTTCGGGAgtttgaagaattttttagATGTTATATACCTGAAGGTGGatgcaaaaaagaaagtgcTGGGCTTAGTCCAAAAAATTTAATGGAGTGCAATGAGATTTTGAAAGAGAATATGAGGTCAATCCTAACTTCACCTTGTGATGGCCAACCCAGTTTGCTACTAAAAGAAGCCGTAGATAATGTAAAGTTGAATACTAGAAGACTGGTTCGTCGTCAG aGGAGGCAGCTAAAGAGACTGGAAACTTTGTTTGGATGGAAGATCCACTATGTTGATTCCACGGAATATATAACAT GCAAGGTGGAGGATTCATGGACTGCACACGTCGTTGAACCAGCAGTCCAGATAATTAGATCTTTTCTTACAGATGGTTCGGCGACCGAGACAATGAAACCACACAGTTCAGAGCTAATCAAGAAGGACTTGTGGACACAGTATATATGCCAG GCTTGTGGAAATAAAGTATTAAGAGGAGCACATGAATGGGAACAACACAATCAAGGTCGAACACATCGAAAACGAATGTATCGGCTTAGGAAGAAGTGTGAAGGCCTTTCCTTGCTGCACCAGAAACTACCTCCTCAAGAATAA
- the LOC101223030 gene encoding stress-response A/B barrel domain-containing protein At5g22580 — MGEFKHLVVAKFKEGLNVDEIVAQVEKMVSDIDSVKSFEWGHDVEGQDMLTQGFTHVFSMTFDDKEAITSFLTHPKHLEFCPTFSAAIDKIVVLDFPSILVKAAVPPPSPQPPPALEETPEAAVPPPSPQPPPALEETPEAALPPVLTSTPLPTPATAAAATPASASA, encoded by the exons ATGGGCGAGTTCAAGCACCTTGTTGTTGCCAAGTTTAAGGAGGGTCTGAATGTGGATGAAATTGTTGCGCAAGTGGAGAAGATGGTTTCTGATATTGACTCTGTCAAGTCCTTTGAGTG GGGACATGATGTGGAAGGCCAAGACATGCTGACACAAGGCTTCACACACGTCTTCTCAATGACATTTGATGACAAAGAAGCCATCACTTCATTTCTTACCCATCCTAAACACCTTGAGTTCTGCCCCACCTTCAGTGCAGCCATTGACAAGATTGTAGTCCTTGATTTCCCATCTATTCTCGTCAAAGCAGCTGTGCCACCTCCATCACCACAACCACCGCCAGCATTGGAAGAAACACCAGAAGCTGCTGTGCCACCTCCATCACCACAACCACCGCCAGCATTGGAAGAAACACCAGAAGCTGCTCTGCCACCAGTGTTGACATCTACACCTC